In one window of Massilibacterium senegalense DNA:
- the lgt gene encoding prolipoprotein diacylglyceryl transferase produces the protein MNEAIQPLDRVAIAVGPFTVYWYGIIIGAAVLIALSLAVREGKRQNLGKDVFVDLLLYAIPVAIICARIYYVAFEWDYYKGNPGEIIKVWHGGIAIHGALIGAVITAIIFAKKRQLSFWKIADIAAPSLILAQAIGRWGNFMNQEAHGGEVTRAFLENLHLPTFIVNQMYINGAYYHPTFLYESVWNVLGFFLLLALRKGNLRRGQLFLSYVIWYSIGRFFIEGLRTDSLMLTESLRMAQVISFGLIAIAVFLWIYRNKKGFANKRYEDA, from the coding sequence ATGAATGAAGCGATTCAGCCGCTTGACCGAGTAGCCATCGCAGTTGGTCCATTTACGGTTTATTGGTATGGCATTATTATTGGGGCAGCGGTACTTATTGCATTATCACTTGCGGTACGGGAAGGAAAACGACAAAACTTAGGAAAAGACGTCTTTGTCGATTTGTTACTATATGCGATTCCTGTGGCGATTATTTGTGCCCGCATTTATTATGTGGCGTTTGAGTGGGATTATTACAAAGGAAATCCCGGAGAGATTATCAAAGTTTGGCACGGTGGGATTGCGATTCATGGAGCATTAATCGGTGCGGTGATTACAGCAATTATTTTTGCGAAAAAACGACAGTTATCTTTTTGGAAAATAGCTGATATCGCAGCGCCAAGTCTTATTTTAGCGCAAGCCATCGGACGTTGGGGAAACTTTATGAACCAAGAAGCGCACGGCGGAGAAGTGACCCGTGCTTTTCTAGAAAACCTTCACTTACCAACATTTATTGTGAACCAAATGTATATCAATGGCGCATATTATCATCCTACTTTTTTATATGAATCGGTTTGGAATGTACTTGGATTTTTCCTTTTACTCGCTTTACGTAAAGGAAATCTTCGCCGTGGTCAATTGTTTTTATCTTACGTCATTTGGTACTCCATCGGTCGTTTCTTTATCGAAGGATTACGGACGGATAGTTTAATGTTGACGGAATCGTTGCGGATGGCGCAAGTGATTTCATTCGGTTTAATAGCAATAGCGGTTTTCCTTTGGATATATCGAAATAAAAAAGGTTTCGCGAATAAACGATACGAAGATGCATAA